A single genomic interval of Perca fluviatilis chromosome 19, GENO_Pfluv_1.0, whole genome shotgun sequence harbors:
- the zgc:172136 gene encoding FERM domain-containing protein 6, producing MSTSIKQERTICVLLPNKDQLDITVGPKPTGQDVFNRVAELLGIKELHFFGLTVVRDNEHIFLDMEEKLTKYFSKEWKQDSGKGLPKRPLPLVLCLKVQYYIENGRLICERKARHLYYSDLRERVLRSECRQQEEVYFQLAGYALQADLGDHPLPRQDMEVTPYFEPKEYFPPWIVAKRGVNYLHCHGPKVHQELWGMSTRDAMLLFIRESCQLEDVPVTFYKLQKDKKEERGTALLGLTLRGMQVYQEVNNTRQLLYDFPWSNVGRLTFLGKKFEIQPDGLPSARKLVYYTGSSFRSRHLLLHLSSSHRLYLSLQPALKHLRQLEESKDKKRYRESYISDDLDMDPPGSESSPGLSRHSTSSSGIEADARQHSISTEMASMEEEGQRQAEKGFSSVASHGSSCTSGFDIGSKARIEDEGWQEEEIKTNIENPNEDIVDDPDEMFQLADLLEGVSVDCSELSSETRSPENKTFPPDSDEDLEKLRNKDMLKQMLKSRAQVCVDRHSHSLDDVRLSPPPARLGTTLPTDSSHSYTFGLPDASTNTKIPVDHSYYPLLHCQAKPSFYGRRSTNCLSLDMLGDEQFLEFIL from the exons ATGTCCACTTCGATAAAGCAGGAGAGAACCATTTGTGTTCTCCTCCCCAACAAAGACCAGCTGGACATTACTGTCGGG CCAAAGCCCACAGGGCAGGATGTTTTTAATCGAGTGGCAGAGCTTCTTGGAATCAAAGAGCTGCACTTCTTTGGCCTCACAGTGGTGAGGG ACAATGAGCACATCTTTTTAGACATGGAGGAGAAACTGACTAAGTACTTTTCTAAGGAATGGAAGCAAGATTCAGGAAAG GGATTACCGAAGAGACCTTTGCCTTTAGTGCTCTGTCTCAAAGTGCAGTACTACATAGAAAATGGTAGACTCATTTG TGAACGTAAGGCACGGCATCTATACTACTCTGACTTGCGGGAGCGGGTGCTTCGCTCTGAATGTCGTCAGCAGGAGGAGGTGTACTTCCAGCTGGCAGGTTACGCCTTGCAGGCTGATCTCGGTGACCATCCGCTGCCCAGGCAGGATATGGAGGTCACTCCTTACTTTGAACCCAAGGAGTACTTTCCCCCCTGG ATTGTAGCTAAGCGTGGAGTAAACTATCTCCACTGCCATGGGCCCAAGGTGCATCAGGAGCTGTGGGGGATGTCTACTCGTGATGCCATGCTGCTCTTCATCAGGGAGTCATGTCAACTGGAGGATGTACCTGTCACGTTTTATAAACTGCAAAAG GacaaaaaggaagagagaggaacggCATTGCTCGGCCTGACCCTGCGAGGAATGCAGGTTTATCag GAGGTGAACAACACGCGACAGCTGTTGTACGACTTCCCCTGGTCAAATGTGGGACGTCTCACTTTCCTG GGTAAGAAATTTGAGATCCAGCCAGATGGCTTGCCATCAGCCAGGAAGCTGGTTTACTACACTGGATCATCATTTCGCTCTCGCCACCTCCTCCTGCACCTGAGCAGCAGCCATCGCCTCTACCTCAGCCTCCAGCCTGCCCTCAAACACCTACGCCAGCTGGAGGAGAGCAAAG ATAAAAAGCGCTACAGAGAGTCGTACATCAGTGATGACCTGGACATGGACCCCCCAGGCAGCGAGAGCAGCCCTGGTCTGTCGCGACACTCCACCAGCAGCTCTGGAATTGAAGCTGACGCCCGCCAGCACAGCATCTCCACAGAGATGGCCTCCATGGAGGAGGAAGGTCAACGGCAAGCAGAGAAAGGTTTCAGCTCAGTAGCCAGCCACGGCAGCTCCTGTACCTCTGGGTTTGACATAGGCAGTAAGGCTCGAATAGAAGATGAGGGGTGGCAAGAGGAAG agATCAAGACCAATATTGAAAATCCAAATGAGGATATTGTGGATGATCCTGATGAGATGTTCCAGTTGGCTGATCTACTTGAAGGAGTGTCTGTGGATTGTTCCGAACTCTCCTCAGAGACTCGCTCACCAG aaaacaaaacatttccccCAGACAGTGATGAAGACCTCGAGAAATTGCGTAACAAGGATATGTTAAAACAG ATGCTGAAATCTAGGGCACAAGTTTGCGTAGATCGGCACAGCCACAGTCTAGATGATGTACGTCTGTCCCCACCTCCGGCACGCCTGGGGACGACGCTACCAACTGATTCCTCCCACAGCTATACCTTTGGCCTCCCAGATGCCTCAACAAACACCAAGATCCCTGTCGATCACAGTTATTACCCCCTTTTGCACTGCCAAGCCAAACCTTCCTTCTATGGCCGCAGGTCTACTAACTGCCTCTCCTTGGACATGTTAGGTGATGAACAGTTCCTGGAATTCATTCTTTGA